One window of the Chitinophaga niabensis genome contains the following:
- a CDS encoding RNA polymerase sigma factor: protein MANDELIPHLFRTEYSKITVVLCKLFGFENIEMAEDIASDTFLSASELWGLNGPPENPVAWLYTVAKNKAKNHLKHQAVFQNRVAGHLSRSVEGMELPEIDLSAGNIRDSQLQMIFAICHPAILAEAQIGLALRILCGFGIGEIADAFLTNKETINKRLLRAKDKLRAESIKIEFPGKVEINKRLETVLRTLYLIFNEGYYSASSNMILRKDLCFEAMRLTHLLLENEATNKPAVNALFSLMSFQSSRFEARMDQQGEVILYDDQDAGLWNKEMIEQGEQFLNLASEGDKLSKYHLEAGIAYWHTIKADTAEKWENILQLYNHLLQLEYSPIAALNRTYALSKANGKAAAITEAKKLNLANLHLYHLLLGELYTGIDNGEAKSYLEQALKLASSTADKKIITQKLEKLSYLDNL, encoded by the coding sequence ATGGCCAATGATGAATTGATACCACATTTATTCAGGACCGAATACAGCAAGATAACGGTTGTGTTGTGCAAACTTTTCGGCTTTGAGAACATTGAGATGGCAGAAGATATTGCCAGTGACACCTTCCTCTCTGCTTCAGAGTTATGGGGATTGAATGGCCCGCCCGAAAACCCCGTGGCCTGGCTTTATACCGTTGCAAAGAACAAAGCGAAGAATCACCTCAAACACCAGGCTGTTTTCCAGAACAGGGTTGCCGGGCATCTCAGCCGTTCTGTAGAAGGAATGGAGCTGCCGGAAATTGATCTGTCTGCCGGAAACATCAGGGACAGCCAGTTGCAAATGATCTTTGCTATCTGCCATCCCGCAATCCTGGCAGAGGCACAGATTGGCTTGGCGTTGCGTATCCTTTGTGGCTTTGGTATCGGAGAGATCGCAGATGCCTTTTTGACGAATAAGGAAACGATCAATAAAAGATTGCTGCGGGCAAAAGATAAACTCAGGGCAGAGAGCATAAAAATAGAATTCCCCGGTAAAGTTGAAATAAACAAAAGACTGGAAACGGTACTCAGAACGCTCTACCTGATCTTTAACGAAGGATATTATTCTGCCAGCAGTAATATGATCCTGCGGAAAGACCTTTGTTTTGAAGCCATGCGCTTAACACATTTACTGCTTGAAAATGAAGCCACGAATAAACCTGCGGTAAATGCATTGTTTTCATTAATGAGCTTTCAGTCATCAAGGTTTGAAGCAAGAATGGATCAGCAGGGGGAGGTCATTTTGTATGATGATCAGGATGCCGGTCTATGGAATAAAGAGATGATCGAACAGGGGGAACAGTTCCTCAATCTTGCATCAGAAGGAGATAAACTTTCAAAGTACCACTTAGAGGCAGGGATTGCTTATTGGCATACCATCAAAGCTGATACCGCAGAAAAGTGGGAGAACATCCTGCAGTTGTATAATCACTTATTGCAACTGGAATATTCACCCATTGCTGCATTGAACAGAACATATGCCCTCTCAAAAGCAAATGGCAAAGCAGCAGCCATCACAGAAGCAAAAAAGTTGAACCTGGCTAACCTGCATCTCTATCACCTGCTCCTGGGAGAACTTTATACAGGCATTGATAACGGTGAAGCGAAATCATATTTGGAACAGGCATTAAAACTTGCGAGTTCCACTGCGGATAAAAAGATCATTACACAGAAGCTCGAAAAGTTGAGTTATTTGGATAACCTGTAG
- a CDS encoding alpha-galactosidase, with product MKRKLLIIVLSVCYPAAQLLAQQQIAIETNQLQWLLQVNEKGKLYQSYLGEKLSTPAEVKAGRHQAYIAAGMNDLFEPAISVTHKDGNPSLDLVFAGVETKKEDANTSTTIITLKDPQYAIQVKLHLTAYYRENIFKSFTEVTHREKGTVTLHNYASAMLHFDAPHYWLTQFHGDWAEEMKIQETELTSGIKILDSKLGSRAHMYQPPFFFLSLDQPADENNGEVLAGTLAWSGNFRFAFEVDEQNSLRMIAGMNNYAADYPLIAGKSFVTPAFIFTYSTTGKGTASRSFHSWAAKYGVMDGDSSRMVLLNNWEATGFDFDEQKLTSLFAETRKLGADLFLLDDGWFANKYPRNSDHTGLGDWEENKAKLPHGIGHLVKEATANQIKFGIWLEPEMINPKSKLYEDHPDWVLKLPNRPEDYFRNQLVLDLVNPAVQDFVYDVVDKLLTKNPGIAYIKWDCNRMMTNAWSPFLKEQQSTLSIAYTQSLYKILEKLRTKYPHLPMMLCSGGGGRVDYGALRYFTEFWPSDNTDGLERVFMQWGYSYFFPSFTISSHVTSWGKQSLKFRTDVAMMGRLGYDIDVSKFTEEEWRFSQEAIKNYNRLKEVIAHGALYRLISPYKERRAVLMYVSNDKTKSVLFAYNLHTQYGEQFRKVRLNGLDPQKKYKVKEINADGKEADYSGDYLMKIGLPVSSEKELTSKVFEITAM from the coding sequence ATGAAAAGGAAACTACTCATCATCGTATTGTCTGTATGTTATCCGGCTGCGCAGCTATTGGCGCAGCAGCAGATCGCAATTGAAACAAATCAGCTGCAATGGTTACTGCAGGTAAATGAAAAAGGAAAACTGTACCAAAGTTATCTTGGTGAAAAACTATCAACACCTGCAGAAGTAAAGGCCGGAAGGCACCAGGCCTACATAGCAGCCGGTATGAACGACTTATTTGAACCCGCCATAAGCGTTACCCATAAAGATGGCAATCCTTCTTTAGACCTGGTGTTTGCAGGGGTAGAAACAAAAAAAGAAGATGCCAATACCAGCACAACTATTATCACTTTAAAAGATCCACAATACGCTATCCAGGTAAAGCTGCATCTCACCGCTTACTATCGGGAGAATATCTTCAAGAGCTTTACAGAGGTCACACACCGGGAAAAAGGAACTGTGACCCTGCATAACTACGCTTCCGCGATGTTGCATTTTGATGCGCCGCATTACTGGCTCACACAATTCCATGGCGACTGGGCAGAGGAAATGAAAATCCAGGAAACTGAACTAACCAGCGGGATCAAGATCCTGGATAGTAAATTAGGCTCCCGGGCACATATGTATCAACCACCTTTTTTCTTTCTCTCTTTAGATCAGCCGGCTGACGAAAACAACGGAGAAGTACTGGCAGGCACACTGGCATGGTCCGGTAATTTCCGGTTTGCGTTTGAAGTGGACGAACAGAACTCTTTGCGGATGATAGCAGGTATGAATAATTATGCTGCCGATTATCCATTAATCGCAGGCAAATCTTTTGTCACACCGGCATTCATCTTCACTTATTCCACTACCGGTAAAGGAACCGCCAGCCGCAGTTTTCATAGCTGGGCAGCTAAATATGGCGTAATGGATGGAGACAGCTCCAGGATGGTATTGCTCAATAACTGGGAAGCCACGGGTTTTGACTTTGATGAACAAAAACTGACTTCCCTCTTTGCTGAAACCCGCAAACTCGGTGCAGACCTCTTCCTGTTGGACGACGGCTGGTTTGCCAATAAATATCCCCGCAATAGTGATCATACCGGGTTGGGTGACTGGGAGGAAAATAAAGCCAAACTGCCACATGGCATTGGGCACCTGGTGAAGGAAGCTACTGCCAACCAGATAAAGTTCGGTATCTGGCTGGAGCCGGAGATGATAAACCCCAAGAGTAAATTGTATGAAGACCATCCGGACTGGGTATTGAAATTACCTAACCGCCCGGAAGATTACTTCCGCAATCAACTGGTGCTGGACCTTGTAAATCCCGCCGTGCAGGATTTCGTATATGATGTGGTAGATAAACTGCTGACAAAAAATCCCGGTATCGCTTATATCAAATGGGATTGCAACCGTATGATGACGAATGCATGGTCTCCCTTCCTGAAAGAACAACAATCCACCTTATCTATTGCCTACACACAAAGCCTGTATAAAATACTGGAGAAGCTGCGTACAAAGTATCCGCATCTTCCCATGATGCTTTGTTCCGGTGGCGGCGGGCGTGTGGATTATGGCGCATTGCGTTACTTTACTGAATTCTGGCCCAGCGATAATACAGACGGATTGGAAAGGGTGTTCATGCAGTGGGGATATTCTTACTTCTTCCCTTCCTTTACCATCTCCAGTCACGTTACCTCCTGGGGTAAACAATCCCTGAAGTTCAGAACGGATGTAGCGATGATGGGCCGCCTGGGTTATGACATAGATGTGAGTAAATTCACGGAAGAAGAGTGGCGTTTCAGCCAGGAGGCCATCAAAAATTACAACCGCTTAAAAGAGGTGATCGCACATGGTGCATTATACCGCCTGATATCTCCTTATAAAGAAAGAAGGGCTGTACTGATGTATGTTAGTAATGATAAAACGAAGTCGGTATTATTCGCATACAATCTTCATACACAGTATGGAGAACAGTTCCGAAAAGTGCGGTTAAACGGGCTTGACCCTCAAAAGAAATATAAGGTGAAAGAGATCAATGCGGATGGAAAGGAAGCAGACTATTCAGGGGACTACCTGATGAAAATAGGTTTACCTGTTTCTTCAGAAAAAGAATTAACCAGCAAGGTGTTTGAAATAACGGCAATGTAA